The Sinorhizobium fredii genome contains the following window.
TCGAGATAGCCGGGGTCGCCGAGCGCGGTAAACAGCTTCACCGACATCGTCTGATCGGTGAGGTTCTCGGAGTGTTCGAACGGCATGTAGAAAAACGGACGCCATTCCGCCGGCACCGCAATATCGGCACTGGCCCCTATGGCGAGCTTTGCCTCGCGCAACGCGAGGCAGTCGGTCGCATAGGCGAGTGGCGAGCCTCGATACATGTTGCGCGGCAACTGATCGAACAGGATGATCGCGGCGAGCCGATTGCCCGGCGTCTGGCGCCAGCCATCGTCGAGCTTCCGTGAAAGTGCCAGATGCGATGCCTGAAAGCGCTGCACGCACTGACGATCGAGTTCGGTGCTCGGCGTGAACCAGTGGTCATAGGAAAGCTCCGTGAACCAGAACTCCAGCACCTCTTCCGGCGTGCAAATTTCCGCCCCATCGTTCATGTGACCGCCTCTCGTGACTCGCTCTTCAGATAGGAGCCGATCTTGCGGTTTCCACCGTCGATCTTCAATGCCGCCCATTCACTCTTCAGCGCCGCCTCTGCTAGCGGACCTCCAACAGGCCCGAAGGCGAGCGGTCGCCGGACAGAGGCAACAAGATCAGCGAGGATCTTTCCTTATCTAAGCGGCCAGACCCACA
Protein-coding sequences here:
- a CDS encoding DUF924 family protein; this encodes MNDGAEICTPEEVLEFWFTELSYDHWFTPSTELDRQCVQRFQASHLALSRKLDDGWRQTPGNRLAAIILFDQLPRNMYRGSPLAYATDCLALREAKLAIGASADIAVPAEWRPFFYMPFEHSENLTDQTMSVKLFTALGDPGYLDYAIRHREVIERFGRFPHRNAILGRTSTPAEEEYLAQPGAGF